In the Hordeum vulgare subsp. vulgare chromosome 7H, MorexV3_pseudomolecules_assembly, whole genome shotgun sequence genome, one interval contains:
- the LOC123412972 gene encoding probable calcium-binding protein CML28, with protein MQIERPKAENMSSRVDDSELRKVFQMFDKNGDGQITKKELRESLKNLGIYIPEDEMDATMAKIDTNGDGCVDIEEFGLLYRSILDESEGPNGGNMGDEEEAMREAFCVFDQNGDGYITIEELRSVLASLGLKQGRTIEECRQMISKVDANGDGRVDFKEFKQMMRGGGFAAIGRS; from the coding sequence ATGCAAATAGAACGGCCGAAAGCTGAAAATATGAGCAGCAGGGTGGATGATTCGGAGCTAAGGAAGGTCTTCCAGATGTTCGACAAGAACGGCGACGGCCAGATCACCAAGAAGGAGCTACGTGAGTCGCTCAAGAACCTAGGGATCTACATCCCGGAGGATGAGATGGACGCCACCATGGCCAAGATTGATACCAACGGCGATGGCTGCGTCGACATCGAGGAGTTTGGCCTACTATATCGCTCCATCCTCGATGAAAGCGAGGGGCCTAACGGTGGCAACATGGGCGATGAGGAGGAAGCCATGAGGGAGGCATTCTGTGTCTTTGATCAGAATGGTGATGGCTACATCACCATTGAGGAGCTGCGGTCCGTGCTGGCAAGCCTCGGCCTCAAGCAGGGACGCACCATCGAGGAATGCCGCCAGATGATCAGCAAGGTCGATGCCAATGGCGATGGTCGCGTCGACTTCAAGGAGTTCAAGCAAATGATGCGTGGTGGTGGCTTTGCTGCCATCGGCAGATCATGA